The nucleotide sequence AGCAGAAATCATCTCAGGTGATTCTGTTCAAGTATTTCGAAGACTCGATATTGGGTCTGCGAAAATTACACCTGCAGAACAAGCGGGCATACCACATCACATGATCGATATCTTAGACCCTACGGAAGCATTTGATGTCGCAAGCTTTCAACGCTTGGTTCGAACACACATTGAACAAATCGAAACCCCATTCGTGGTAGGTGGTACTGGTTTATACATTAAAGCTGCGTTGTTTGATTATGAATTCAACAATCCAAAACGCGATATTGATGCTGAAAAAGCCTTAGACGATATCGATAATGAAACCCTCCACAAACAATTAATGGTGATTGACCCAGAAACAGCGAAAACACTGCATCCCAACAATCGCAGACGGGTATTAAGAGCCCTCACTTTGGCACAAGAAACCAAACGCAGTACCCTCCAAAAGAAGGATGTACCAGTGTATGATGCACTTATTATATACGCTTCTATGGAACGTTCGTTGCTCTATGAACGCATCAACCGACGTGTGGACTTAATGATGGAAGAGGGCTTTTTAGACGAAGTCAAAGCTTTGAAAGCAGAGGGAATTGAATTGGATATTTTAGGGTATCGTGAATTATCACAATACCTAGATGGTATCTATGCCTTGGAAGTTGCTATCGAAGAAATCAAAAAGAAAACCAGACATTTGGCAAAAAGACAACAAACCTGGTTCAGCAACCAAATGCATGCTGAACTGGTGGATATGGCAGACTATGAATTTGCTTTACGCCAATCCATTGAAAAAATAACGGCATTTTATCAGAGGTAATATGAATATTTATTTAATCGGAATGCCAGGGGCAGGGAAAACCACCATTGGTAAACATTTAGCAAAACAACTCAATTACACCTTCATCGATTTGGATCATGAGATTGAACGCAATTCACTTATGTTTATCGATGAACTGTTTGAAAAATATGGTGAAGCAACATTTAGAGCACAAGAAAAGAAAGCTTTATCGGAGATTAGAGGAGATCATTTGGTCATATCTACGGGTGGTGGAATTGTCAAAGACCGCACCAATAAAGCGCTAATGAACGGCATTAAAGTCTATATTGATACCGACATTACGCTGATTGAAGACCGTATCGAACATGACTATCCAAGACCATTACTAAAAAACAAATC is from Paracholeplasma manati and encodes:
- the miaA gene encoding tRNA (adenosine(37)-N6)-dimethylallyltransferase MiaA gives rise to the protein MKKVVVICGPTAVGKTKLSIDLAKHFKAEIISGDSVQVFRRLDIGSAKITPAEQAGIPHHMIDILDPTEAFDVASFQRLVRTHIEQIETPFVVGGTGLYIKAALFDYEFNNPKRDIDAEKALDDIDNETLHKQLMVIDPETAKTLHPNNRRRVLRALTLAQETKRSTLQKKDVPVYDALIIYASMERSLLYERINRRVDLMMEEGFLDEVKALKAEGIELDILGYRELSQYLDGIYALEVAIEEIKKKTRHLAKRQQTWFSNQMHAELVDMADYEFALRQSIEKITAFYQR
- a CDS encoding shikimate kinase, which gives rise to MNIYLIGMPGAGKTTIGKHLAKQLNYTFIDLDHEIERNSLMFIDELFEKYGEATFRAQEKKALSEIRGDHLVISTGGGIVKDRTNKALMNGIKVYIDTDITLIEDRIEHDYPRPLLKNKSLDTLYQERMLNYVFFADLIVSNDGNIEQTTTKLIQLLKEKFNL